Proteins encoded in a region of the Sporocytophaga myxococcoides DSM 11118 genome:
- a CDS encoding T9SS type A sorting domain-containing protein, with protein sequence MKKNNCFYYLKALFSFSLLLWSVAAFAQPKTINLLGTTPTSVNPNQEYTFLVDETGMNICYGTGSWTVDAISDPQAYGVVTSMNNDRRAKVIFYNTTNSPKTVRLKYTGQAYNGYGQCGIQLSGSWTITIETCASEINPTSGLLCPNGVLSANYTGTGYTYEWQDTQGTPITGATSSTFRPATPGYYRLKTTNSLGCSSNNVIQAAFQDATISSVTPQGNTSICEGKSVVLNANTGAGLSYQWFNSSGAIANETRSSYTATASGDYYVQVKKNDACPANSASVRVVTNPAPTASVLSPANISFCNGQTSILTSSLQNSTFQYKWLKNGSPVSTAINQTTYTISESGIYSVEISSTKGCGAIISSTSTATVSNEAPLAVITPPETTTICDGTSLTLTANTGPGYTYQWYRDDHISYKLFDDKGPTTTITKGGKYYVHVKNAAGCVTRSEFVGIRMNLNLTASAGYAINCYDPIISSHLYMEREQYGDLSFQWYKNGALIPGATNISYTPSRDYDTIYYTVTNNSGCGVPSATSYKLIGIKAEPENPKIVKSLNNDYNYYFCKGDSVQLTIVNTPPPGIDVQWFENLNSSPIAHGLTYTTKKAGTYYVQFVNFSCKSFFMYGSAPDAQANVFEYDLPTATITNTTPLTFCKGGSVTLTANAGNGFTYQWKKDEVNIPGATARTYVATESGTYKEIVSSNGHCNPPATSSPIAVQANGPAAVISIPSGASTTFCAGGSITLQANTGTGLTYQWYKNGAAITSATSSSYTAITSGIYSVKVTQNGCSAMALAVKVTVNANSPSVLTANTPTSNTAICDGNSLKLTSSAIGDGFIYQWNNSDGPILGANESEYSVTKNGSYSVTVSTTNCGITKTSAAVPITVYAKPNSTIQVTATDADPTIRAANTIAYNTAVAQDKTIELCKGSVILNVPAVTGNTYSWSINGFIQSGSTSTFNVTGSGTYNIEVTDTHGCVSKSFINSKPVKITINDATIGARNLAYCVGSQTGAVLSVPSNVISGTTFQWYQNEIPLDGKVGRSISVQDPASYTVTFSNSCGTFTSQPMIVKKAISYPGQFVVSCQQTFKPGQTALIYYTACGVTITNPNQWIVELSDPNGSFACNATTIATVTSAQDAGQLTSSIIVTIPTNVLPGNNYRIRVRSTVTPTIWAENGFDISILDDKGNQVPESPYYNDFLVQWTNHGSNMWGPRSMTGPELYYAGDFDADGVEELLIGSPLTESASLIMLKYDPVRKDWTTIWSNTSTTGIINLRDQLVVGNFDGLIGDEIVGYKSGYATTLFKFNTATKLFESKWSDNPSHPMRPYISKMYAINLNGDTKDEILGCDFGNGGWTTTFEWTGSNFEWRWSDYGVVSSNPFKDYRDNLRIADFDGDGVTEIMIFGSSAIMYQPNYIPSTGKYTWQQKWSSGTTNRIGNWTYPLVSTDKIRICNLDGDAKQEILFYSISSSKIMTMDYDNALQNWTTHYQVNSYIGNWPTNPNTGTDSKYLLVKAQTPGIDNLIALRKNCGKFDVAMYKPTTSTFNFRTASSADPMNESISKIQELMVYPNPTANSFSINLKNGNLKTVYIYNSIGDLVYTENNIPDGNPGIHISTLENGIYLVKVISQDNNEYNSKVVITK encoded by the coding sequence ATGAAAAAAAACAACTGCTTTTATTATTTAAAAGCATTATTTTCTTTTTCCCTACTTCTATGGAGTGTAGCTGCATTTGCCCAGCCTAAAACCATAAATCTGTTGGGGACTACCCCTACTTCTGTAAACCCTAATCAAGAATATACTTTTTTAGTCGATGAAACAGGAATGAATATCTGTTATGGTACAGGCTCCTGGACTGTTGATGCTATTTCAGATCCACAGGCTTATGGAGTAGTAACCTCAATGAATAATGACAGACGAGCCAAGGTTATTTTTTACAATACTACCAACAGCCCCAAAACAGTAAGATTAAAATATACAGGACAAGCTTACAATGGATATGGGCAGTGTGGAATCCAGCTATCGGGTAGCTGGACTATCACTATTGAAACATGTGCGTCAGAAATCAATCCGACTTCGGGTCTTCTGTGTCCTAATGGTGTACTGAGTGCGAATTATACAGGAACCGGCTATACTTATGAATGGCAGGATACACAAGGTACTCCGATAACTGGTGCAACCTCCAGTACTTTCCGTCCCGCGACACCTGGCTACTATCGTCTTAAAACAACGAATAGCCTAGGTTGCTCTTCCAATAATGTTATACAGGCTGCATTTCAGGATGCAACGATATCTTCTGTTACGCCGCAGGGCAATACCAGTATTTGTGAAGGAAAAAGTGTAGTCTTGAATGCTAATACCGGGGCAGGCTTGAGTTATCAATGGTTTAATTCAAGCGGAGCTATTGCAAATGAAACTAGGTCTTCATATACAGCAACAGCATCCGGAGACTACTATGTTCAAGTTAAAAAAAATGATGCGTGCCCAGCAAACTCAGCGTCGGTCCGCGTTGTTACCAATCCTGCACCAACTGCTTCTGTTCTCTCTCCTGCAAATATTTCATTTTGTAATGGACAAACCAGTATACTTACTAGTTCTCTCCAAAATTCCACCTTTCAATATAAATGGTTAAAAAATGGTTCACCTGTTTCTACTGCCATTAATCAAACAACTTATACAATATCTGAAAGTGGAATTTACTCTGTAGAGATTAGCAGTACGAAGGGCTGCGGGGCAATTATTTCATCTACTTCAACTGCAACTGTTTCAAATGAAGCTCCGCTTGCAGTAATTACACCTCCAGAGACGACAACAATTTGTGATGGCACATCACTAACGCTAACAGCTAACACTGGGCCTGGCTATACATACCAATGGTACAGAGATGATCACATAAGTTACAAGCTATTTGATGATAAAGGGCCCACTACTACAATAACAAAAGGAGGGAAGTATTATGTTCATGTTAAAAATGCTGCTGGCTGTGTTACCCGTTCGGAGTTCGTAGGTATTAGGATGAATCTAAATCTTACTGCAAGCGCCGGCTACGCTATTAATTGTTATGATCCAATAATCAGTTCGCATCTCTATATGGAAAGAGAACAATATGGTGATCTTAGTTTTCAATGGTATAAAAATGGGGCATTAATACCCGGAGCTACTAATATTAGTTATACCCCCAGTAGAGATTACGATACCATCTACTATACCGTCACGAATAATTCTGGATGCGGTGTACCTTCCGCAACTTCATATAAATTAATAGGGATAAAAGCAGAGCCGGAAAATCCCAAAATTGTTAAATCTTTAAACAATGATTATAACTATTACTTTTGCAAAGGAGACAGCGTGCAATTAACTATAGTAAATACACCACCTCCAGGTATCGATGTGCAATGGTTTGAAAATTTAAATAGTAGTCCAATAGCACATGGTCTTACCTATACGACTAAAAAAGCTGGAACTTATTACGTCCAATTTGTTAATTTTAGCTGCAAAAGTTTTTTTATGTATGGCTCAGCGCCAGATGCTCAAGCAAATGTTTTTGAATATGACCTACCAACCGCAACAATTACCAATACAACTCCTCTTACTTTTTGCAAAGGAGGAAGCGTAACTCTTACAGCAAACGCAGGTAATGGTTTTACTTATCAATGGAAAAAAGATGAAGTTAATATTCCTGGAGCAACAGCGAGAACTTATGTAGCAACAGAAAGCGGAACCTACAAAGAAATTGTAAGCAGTAACGGACATTGCAATCCCCCAGCTACCTCCTCACCTATTGCTGTACAAGCAAATGGTCCAGCCGCTGTCATATCAATCCCATCCGGAGCAAGCACTACTTTTTGTGCAGGAGGAAGTATCACACTCCAAGCTAATACAGGAACTGGTCTAACTTACCAATGGTACAAAAACGGTGCAGCTATTACCTCAGCTACTTCATCTTCGTATACTGCAATAACCTCAGGAATTTATTCTGTCAAGGTCACTCAAAATGGTTGTTCAGCTATGGCACTTGCTGTTAAGGTTACTGTAAATGCAAACAGTCCTTCTGTATTAACTGCAAACACGCCTACCAGCAATACTGCGATCTGTGATGGCAATTCATTAAAACTTACTTCCTCTGCAATCGGAGATGGTTTTATTTATCAATGGAACAATTCAGACGGTCCTATTCTAGGAGCAAATGAATCTGAATATTCTGTTACAAAAAATGGAAGCTACTCAGTTACGGTAAGCACAACCAACTGCGGTATTACAAAAACTTCAGCAGCAGTACCGATTACTGTATATGCCAAACCGAACAGCACTATACAGGTTACCGCCACAGATGCTGATCCGACAATCAGAGCAGCCAACACCATTGCCTACAATACAGCGGTTGCTCAGGATAAAACGATTGAACTATGTAAGGGTTCTGTCATACTAAATGTACCTGCAGTTACCGGAAACACATATAGCTGGAGTATAAACGGATTTATTCAATCTGGCTCAACCTCAACTTTCAATGTAACTGGGTCAGGCACTTACAATATTGAAGTAACCGATACACATGGTTGTGTATCGAAATCATTTATCAATAGTAAACCTGTAAAGATTACAATTAATGATGCTACTATAGGCGCACGAAACCTTGCATACTGTGTAGGTTCACAAACAGGAGCAGTATTGTCTGTTCCAAGCAATGTAATATCTGGCACTACATTTCAATGGTACCAGAATGAAATACCACTGGATGGAAAAGTAGGAAGAAGTATTTCTGTTCAAGATCCCGCGAGTTATACCGTGACGTTTTCAAATTCTTGCGGAACGTTTACATCACAACCTATGATCGTAAAAAAAGCAATATCATATCCAGGTCAATTTGTAGTATCGTGTCAACAAACATTCAAACCCGGTCAAACTGCATTGATTTATTATACGGCATGTGGTGTGACAATAACGAATCCAAATCAATGGATTGTCGAATTATCAGACCCTAATGGAAGTTTTGCATGTAACGCTACTACAATAGCAACTGTTACATCTGCACAGGATGCTGGCCAACTTACAAGTAGTATTATAGTGACTATTCCAACCAATGTATTACCTGGCAATAATTACCGGATACGTGTGCGTAGTACAGTTACACCAACAATATGGGCAGAAAATGGATTTGACATTTCCATACTGGACGATAAAGGAAATCAAGTACCGGAGTCCCCTTATTACAATGACTTTCTTGTTCAATGGACAAATCACGGATCAAATATGTGGGGGCCTCGCTCAATGACCGGCCCGGAACTTTATTATGCAGGTGATTTTGACGCAGATGGAGTGGAAGAATTATTGATCGGATCTCCTTTAACTGAATCTGCTTCACTTATTATGCTAAAATACGATCCGGTTCGAAAGGATTGGACAACTATCTGGTCAAATACTAGCACAACAGGCATTATTAATTTAAGAGATCAACTGGTAGTAGGTAATTTTGACGGACTTATCGGAGATGAAATTGTAGGCTATAAGAGTGGCTATGCAACTACCTTATTTAAATTCAACACTGCTACCAAATTATTTGAATCTAAATGGAGCGACAATCCAAGCCATCCGATGCGTCCTTATATCAGTAAGATGTATGCTATTAATTTGAATGGTGATACCAAAGATGAAATTCTCGGGTGTGATTTTGGCAATGGAGGATGGACTACAACCTTCGAATGGACCGGATCTAATTTTGAGTGGCGCTGGTCTGATTATGGAGTTGTATCATCAAATCCATTCAAAGACTACAGAGACAACTTAAGGATTGCAGACTTTGACGGAGATGGCGTTACAGAAATTATGATTTTTGGTTCATCTGCAATTATGTATCAACCTAATTACATTCCTTCTACTGGTAAATATACCTGGCAACAAAAATGGAGCAGTGGTACAACCAATAGAATCGGAAACTGGACTTACCCACTGGTCTCCACAGACAAAATCAGAATTTGCAATCTGGACGGAGATGCTAAACAGGAAATTTTATTCTATTCCATTAGTAGCTCCAAAATAATGACTATGGATTACGATAATGCATTACAAAACTGGACGACACATTATCAGGTAAATTCATATATAGGCAACTGGCCTACCAATCCTAATACTGGAACAGATTCTAAATACTTACTTGTAAAAGCACAAACACCAGGCATAGACAACTTAATAGCTCTTAGGAAAAATTGTGGAAAATTTGATGTAGCTATGTACAAACCAACAACCAGTACATTCAATTTTCGCACAGCATCTTCTGCAGATCCTATGAATGAGTCAATTTCTAAAATACAGGAACTAATGGTTTATCCTAACCCTACTGCCAATTCATTTAGCATAAATTTGAAAAATGGAAATTTAAAAACTGTATATATTTATAACTCCATTGGAGATCTGGTATATACAGAGAACAACATACCAGATGGAAATCCTGGCATCCATATCAGTACGTTGGAAAACGGAATATATTTAGTGAAAGTGATTTCACAGGATAATAATGAATACAATTCTAAAGTTGTAATTACTAAATGA
- a CDS encoding sulfatase: MKFRFIQNAILLLMVALCHSAYSQKKKYNVLFIAIDNLRPQLGCYGFSNVKSPNIDKVASEGVVFEKAYCQQALCSPSRTSLLTGLNPDVTGIITIGPHFRDSLPNIVTLPQHFKNNGYFTQGFGKIFHGGLDDPRSWSVPHDQGKNPRYAPEGQAIIETKRQEKIKQGLDLTLRENRVFGPPVESYDAADNYFLDGGNTENALKALAKIKDSTFFLAVGFSNPHIPYISPKKYWDLYDRSQIKLPDNQYAPEGAPAWALQSLDELNGYHNVPKPLTDDFKRELIHGYLAATSYVDAQIGLLIDGLKKNGVYENTVIVIFGDHGYQLGQHGMWSNKHTNYETSARVTLIVKTPETKAKGQKSASIVQFVDLYPTLSDIVGLPKPAQGHGQSFKPLLTNPKKKLNTYAFSQYLKGGYYGYSVTDGRYRLVQWKKGNETVLELYDHTSDPDENKNVAGNPALKAVVASLTAQINQRIENDKKDRKILGHTSQAFNSEK; encoded by the coding sequence ATGAAATTCAGATTTATACAAAATGCTATACTGCTGTTGATGGTTGCACTTTGTCATTCGGCCTATAGCCAGAAGAAAAAGTACAATGTTCTCTTTATTGCCATTGATAACCTTCGTCCTCAATTAGGGTGCTATGGTTTCTCTAATGTCAAATCACCTAACATTGACAAAGTAGCCTCGGAAGGAGTAGTGTTTGAAAAGGCTTATTGCCAACAGGCATTGTGCAGTCCATCTCGTACTTCCTTGCTCACAGGACTGAATCCTGATGTGACGGGCATTATTACCATTGGTCCGCACTTTAGAGACAGCTTACCGAATATAGTGACGCTTCCACAGCATTTTAAAAACAATGGCTATTTCACCCAAGGCTTTGGCAAGATCTTTCATGGCGGCTTAGACGATCCAAGAAGCTGGTCTGTTCCTCATGATCAAGGTAAGAATCCTCGTTATGCACCAGAAGGTCAAGCAATCATTGAAACCAAAAGACAAGAAAAGATCAAGCAAGGTTTAGATTTGACACTAAGAGAAAACAGGGTGTTTGGACCTCCTGTTGAATCCTATGATGCCGCAGATAACTATTTTCTCGACGGTGGTAATACAGAAAACGCGCTGAAAGCTTTGGCAAAGATCAAGGATTCTACATTCTTCCTGGCAGTGGGTTTTTCGAATCCGCATATTCCTTATATCAGTCCTAAAAAGTATTGGGATTTGTATGATCGCAGTCAGATCAAATTGCCCGACAACCAGTATGCTCCGGAAGGTGCACCTGCCTGGGCACTCCAAAGTCTTGACGAATTGAACGGATATCATAATGTTCCAAAACCTTTGACAGATGATTTTAAACGTGAATTGATCCATGGGTATCTGGCGGCAACCAGCTATGTGGACGCACAGATAGGTTTGCTTATAGATGGGCTTAAGAAAAATGGTGTATATGAAAATACTGTCATTGTTATTTTTGGTGACCATGGTTACCAACTAGGTCAGCATGGTATGTGGAGCAACAAACACACCAATTATGAAACCTCTGCTCGTGTGACACTCATCGTGAAAACACCGGAAACGAAGGCTAAAGGTCAGAAGAGTGCTTCTATTGTTCAATTCGTTGATCTGTATCCAACGCTTTCAGATATTGTAGGATTGCCCAAACCAGCTCAGGGTCATGGTCAATCGTTCAAACCATTGCTAACTAATCCTAAGAAGAAACTGAACACCTATGCCTTTAGTCAATATCTCAAAGGTGGTTATTATGGTTATTCCGTGACAGATGGAAGATATCGTTTAGTGCAGTGGAAAAAAGGAAACGAGACCGTTCTGGAACTCTATGACCATACTTCTGATCCTGATGAGAACAAAAATGTGGCTGGCAATCCTGCATTAAAAGCAGTTGTAGCTTCATTGACAGCACAAATCAATCAGAGGATTGAAAACGATAAGAAAGACAGAAAGATACTTGGACATACTTCGCAAGCATTTAATTCTGAGAAATAA
- a CDS encoding T9SS type A sorting domain-containing protein produces MKKRRWWSQLLLTGLISFVSVSTKADSNVPCGSGTSQTTISGTNCQNCSVIQPLLAVDDDTNSFSTIKLAPEIYYGYVAQRIKFSSQGSKNDQIKIKLSFSEPVYDRKLISNIFISTVLGNNINTERVNFNDNDVKLLWSSLQDVIVIFNPDENFNGVEIYLKAENTNKVRTVNLHYATVLLAPPVVQKEQVTVCKGQTAVLHATKPSGAIFRWYSQQNGGVSVYTGADFTTPAITSETTYYVEAIQNGCTTAKRTPVIIKIKPSPENPTVSNSLICSGQSTTLIASVYQPSILNWFDQATGGNVIATGSSFSTPPLYASKTYYVEASLKNCTSERVPVQVNIGKQISKVWDRTASHSINNIVRSQDSTYVLAGFSYASGNSYLGKTKTDASGNATATSQTLLKNGLIINSVTQNTKDNGYIFAGSDNITLNLLVYKIDSTGSISWSLDIPADGNQNGVSSVIENSDGTLLLAGYTSNTQGMKFDFWILKLDNNGNTLWSRTYGGAYEEILISAIAVPEGGYALGGYVYGDTSQRAWLVRVDNSGDLLWEKKYNISYMDQIQSLVLTPEGGFLLYAIQYQDGDHWIIKTDAFGNVLWNKIYGGSNFDYPVTVIPAYGGGYIAGGHTRSSDGDIPNNNKGDYDIWIYNIDEAGNIIWNTTLGGSSYEGINVIFNNNDGSYLLGAYTGSNDGDVSTGPGPWLVKLSESNENCAAREAKVNLAEGNSITYKTIAFPNPFNSYLNVDITANEAGNLHVQLYSIEGTLLKDIQQYVGSGQETVSFKTDGIPAGTYIVKMMLNNQVVTEKLIKNN; encoded by the coding sequence ATGAAAAAAAGAAGATGGTGGAGTCAATTGTTATTGACAGGCCTTATTTCATTTGTCTCAGTTTCAACTAAAGCAGATTCAAACGTACCATGTGGAAGTGGAACCTCTCAGACAACTATCTCAGGAACAAATTGCCAGAATTGTTCAGTAATACAACCGTTGCTTGCGGTGGATGATGATACCAACTCATTCTCGACTATTAAGCTGGCGCCGGAAATCTATTATGGGTATGTTGCTCAAAGGATCAAGTTCTCGTCGCAAGGGAGTAAGAATGATCAGATAAAAATCAAATTGTCATTTTCAGAACCGGTTTACGATCGTAAATTAATTTCAAATATATTTATCTCTACAGTGCTGGGCAATAATATCAACACGGAGAGGGTTAATTTCAATGACAATGATGTGAAGCTGTTGTGGTCTTCTCTACAGGATGTCATCGTTATTTTTAATCCTGATGAAAATTTTAATGGTGTTGAAATTTACCTTAAAGCAGAGAATACTAATAAGGTCAGAACAGTTAACCTGCATTACGCAACAGTACTTCTTGCTCCACCTGTAGTTCAAAAAGAACAAGTGACTGTCTGCAAAGGTCAGACTGCAGTATTACATGCTACCAAACCTTCTGGGGCAATCTTTAGATGGTATTCTCAACAGAATGGAGGTGTGTCTGTCTATACGGGAGCTGACTTTACAACTCCTGCTATCACTTCAGAAACCACCTACTATGTTGAAGCTATACAGAATGGTTGCACAACTGCTAAAAGGACTCCTGTTATTATTAAAATAAAGCCTTCACCTGAAAATCCGACGGTAAGTAATAGTTTGATTTGTAGTGGACAATCTACAACGCTTATTGCTTCTGTTTATCAACCTTCTATCCTTAATTGGTTTGATCAGGCTACAGGAGGAAATGTAATCGCAACCGGCTCGTCATTTTCAACTCCTCCTCTCTATGCTTCTAAAACCTATTATGTGGAAGCTTCATTGAAAAATTGTACTTCCGAAAGGGTTCCGGTACAAGTGAATATTGGAAAACAAATATCCAAAGTATGGGACAGAACAGCTTCTCATAGCATCAATAATATTGTACGTTCTCAGGATAGTACATATGTACTTGCAGGATTTTCTTATGCTTCAGGAAACTCCTATTTGGGAAAAACAAAAACAGACGCATCCGGAAACGCTACAGCTACAAGTCAAACTTTACTTAAAAATGGCCTTATTATAAACAGTGTAACCCAGAATACTAAAGATAATGGCTATATTTTTGCCGGATCTGATAATATTACACTGAATCTTCTTGTATATAAAATAGATTCAACAGGAAGTATATCCTGGTCTCTTGATATACCTGCGGATGGTAATCAAAATGGTGTTTCATCCGTCATAGAAAATAGCGATGGTACTTTACTTCTGGCCGGATATACATCCAATACTCAGGGAATGAAATTTGATTTCTGGATTTTGAAATTGGATAACAACGGAAATACGCTTTGGTCCAGAACCTACGGTGGAGCATATGAAGAAATTTTGATTTCCGCAATTGCTGTTCCAGAGGGTGGTTATGCTTTAGGTGGTTATGTCTATGGTGATACTTCTCAGCGTGCATGGCTTGTAAGAGTAGATAATTCTGGGGATTTACTTTGGGAGAAAAAATATAATATATCTTACATGGACCAGATTCAAAGCCTTGTCCTGACACCAGAAGGTGGATTTCTCCTTTATGCAATCCAATATCAAGATGGAGACCATTGGATTATAAAAACAGATGCTTTTGGAAATGTATTGTGGAATAAAATCTATGGAGGGAGTAATTTTGACTATCCCGTTACTGTCATACCTGCTTATGGAGGAGGTTATATAGCTGGAGGACATACAAGATCTTCCGATGGGGACATTCCAAATAACAATAAAGGAGATTATGATATATGGATATATAATATTGATGAAGCTGGTAATATAATTTGGAATACCACTCTTGGTGGAAGCAGCTATGAAGGTATAAATGTAATATTTAATAACAATGATGGAAGTTACCTTCTGGGGGCATATACCGGTTCTAATGATGGAGATGTGTCGACTGGTCCAGGTCCTTGGCTTGTGAAATTATCAGAATCTAATGAAAATTGTGCAGCAAGAGAAGCAAAGGTAAACTTAGCAGAAGGAAACTCAATAACATATAAAACTATTGCATTTCCCAATCCATTTAACTCTTACCTTAATGTAGATATTACTGCTAATGAAGCTGGAAATTTACACGTGCAACTCTATTCTATTGAAGGAACACTGCTAAAGGATATTCAACAATATGTTGGTTCAGGACAAGAAACAGTTTCTTTCAAAACAGATGGAATACCTGCGGGAACATATATTGTAAAAATGATGCTCAATAACCAGGTTGTTACAGAAAAACTAATCAAAAATAATTAA
- a CDS encoding DinB family protein, with product MINEAQLTKLKFPIGPFVAPETLSNAEFEALVKAIEEAPAKYRELSKRLSPSDLTKTYRDGSMTVQQLYNHVADMQLLHFFRMKKVLTENDYKEITLVNIDAWANTYDGVQSSIDDSLMMFEGIAKRYAGLIRSLTPEQLELSYYHPVRKITLNQKQAIAMSAWHVKHHYAHLLIATGLEG from the coding sequence ATGATAAACGAAGCCCAACTAACCAAACTTAAATTCCCCATCGGTCCTTTTGTAGCCCCAGAGACCTTAAGCAATGCAGAATTTGAAGCATTAGTAAAAGCAATTGAAGAGGCGCCTGCTAAATACCGTGAATTATCCAAACGTCTATCTCCTTCTGATCTGACAAAAACTTACCGTGATGGTTCCATGACTGTACAACAATTATACAATCACGTGGCCGACATGCAACTCCTGCATTTTTTCAGAATGAAAAAAGTTCTTACTGAAAATGACTACAAGGAAATTACATTGGTGAATATTGATGCATGGGCCAATACATATGATGGAGTTCAGTCATCTATTGATGATTCACTGATGATGTTCGAAGGTATAGCGAAAAGATATGCGGGGTTGATAAGATCTTTAACTCCTGAGCAACTTGAGTTATCCTATTATCATCCTGTCCGCAAGATCACGCTCAATCAGAAACAAGCTATAGCTATGTCTGCATGGCACGTAAAGCATCATTATGCACATCTTCTGATAGCTACAGGATTGGAAGGATAA